A genomic region of Tamandua tetradactyla isolate mTamTet1 chromosome 2, mTamTet1.pri, whole genome shotgun sequence contains the following coding sequences:
- the LOC143672550 gene encoding uncharacterized protein LOC143672550 — protein MPPRPVPAFTSPRGPGSARRSPSDSALAFRRALRPRLQLSPRSLLLLACASLTCADRAAKVGASLQTGVANCPARGAQEGAKPIPLQRGLSQRSRSRRRGGITLGGHRPRVLRAGFPTTVSCILRTETRRRGRRAAPPAHRPGETAWGRRRARRARRQQRAALRRSERSRRDRVWEPPLLPDAARRVTLARVSGELETQGVDGVRYWLPRAPLKDRVDWKMSQRWRRLCRGEPRGAARLAPKPRSQPHHL, from the exons ATGCCTCCTCGGCCTGTGCCTGCATTCACCTCCCCTCGCGGGCCTGGCTCGGCCCGGCGCTCCCCTTCCGACTCGGCCCTGGCCTTCCGCCGGGCTCTTCGTCCCAGGCTGCAGTTGTCACCACGGAGCCTACTGCTCCTTGCCTGTGCCTCGCTGACCTGCGCAGACCGTGCTGCGAAAGTCGGCGCTTCGCTTCAAACGGGCGTTGCCAACTGCCCGGCTCGCGGAGCGCAGGAGGGCGCTAAACCCATTCCCCTGCAAAGAGGGCTGTCGCAGCGGAGCCGCAGCCGCCGTCGAG GGGGCATCACACTTGGCGGCCACAGACCCCGGGTCCTGCGTGCCGGGTTCCCGACAACTGTTTCCTGCATCCTGCGGACCGAGACAAGGCGCCGAGGAAGGAGGGCGGCGCCGCCAGCCCACAGACCCGGAGAAACTGCATGGGGCAGAAGGCGCGCCCGTCGGGCCCGGCGCCAGCAGAGGGCAGCGCTGCGGAGGAGCGAACGCAGCCGGCGGGATAGGGTCTGGGAACCTCCACTTCTTCCAGACGCTGCCCGGCGTGTCACACTGGCTCGCGTGAGCGgtgagctggagacccaggggGTGGACGGAGTCCGCTACTGGCTCCCCCGAGCTCCCCTCAAAGACCGGGTGGACTGGAAAATGAGTCAAAGATGGAGGAGACTATGTAGGGGCGAGCCGCGGGGAGCCGCGCGCTTAGCTCCCAAGCCCCGCAGCCAACCTCATCACCTCTAG